The segment TTTTAATCCCGATGGAAGAATTTTTGTCTATCCAATGTTATCTACTAATAGAAGGGAAGAAAAAAGGATAGAAATTATTAAAGATTTTTATAAAACGACTCAGATACCTGAAATTATTGATTGGAGCAAATACGAAAATAATAATCAATATTTAGAAGGCACAGGAAGTGTAGTTTTTGACCATCTCAATAAAATTCTTTTTGCTTGTATTTCACCACGAACCAATAGCGATTTAGTAACCCTTTTAGCAAATACTCTTCATTATAAAGCCGTTATTTTTAATGCTATAGACGAAAATAAAAAAGAAATTTATCATACCAATGTAATGATGTGTATAGGCAGCAATTTTGCGGTTGTTTGCTCGGAGAGTATTGCAAACAAAAAAGAAAGAGAAATAGTTTTAAAAAACTTACGAGTAGGTAATAAGAAAATTATAAAAATTAGCTTAGAGCAGATGAAAAATTTTTTAGGAAATATGTTAGAGGTAAAAACGAAACAAGGAAAAACTCTGATTGTCTTATCTCAAACCGCTTTCAATAGATTGCAAGAAGTACAAAAAGTCACTCTCAGTAAATTTGGAGAATTAACACCCATTAATATTCCTACCATTGAAAAAGTAGGTGGAGGTAGCGCAAGGTGTATGATTGCTCAAATCCTGCGGGAGTAAATTATTTGATTAACTACAGTAAGTTGTTTGTTTTATTAGAGACGCTTATTTGTACGTGTTTTATTTATCAAATGCTACTCAGTATTTCTTTAAAAGAGAGTTTGCGTAGTGAATTTATAACCTTCATTTTTAATTCTGTATCAATTACATGGAAAAATTAGACCGCACTACTGCCCCTAAATTTCAATTACCGACTTCTGTTTCTTTTCAAAAAGTAGAATCTACTTTTATTGGTAACGGTATTCCTGTGCATATTCTCAATATGGGAGAAACAAAAATATGCCGAGTAGAAATTTTATTTTGCAGCGGAAAATGGTACGAACCAAAGCCAGGGGTCGCTTACCTCTGCTCTGAAATGCTCTTATCGGGAACAAAAAAACTTTCTTCGGAGGAAATTAATAATCATTTGGACTTCTATGGTGCTTTTACAGAGGTGACAAATGGTTTTGATTTTATTACTTTTACCCTCTATTGCCAGCCGAAATATTTACCAAAGATTATCCCATTTCTCACTGATGTTTTTTTAGAATGCTCTTTTCCCGAAGAAGAATTAGAGTTACAAAAAAGAATTACTATTCAAAATATAGTATTGCAAAAGAAACAAACACGTTCTTTATCCAACAATGGTTTTCGTCAAGTGCTTTTTTCTGATGCACACCCATACGGATCTACATTGACAGAAGAACAAGTGCTATCTGTGAGCAGAGAAGATTTGCTTCAGTATCATTTAAAAAATCTTTTTGCAGAAATGACTCTCTTTATTTCGGGAAATGTTTCTCCATCAGAGGAAAAAGAAATTACTACTCCTTTTGAAAAATGGAAGTATTTTCGTAATAAAACGACTTCTTATTCCTATTCTCCTACAAGTTCTCTTCGGCATATAATACCATTGGAAAATACGGTGCAATCTTCTC is part of the Chitinophagaceae bacterium genome and harbors:
- a CDS encoding arginine deiminase-related protein; the protein is MKQNIFFFFFLYLSWSVFAQQSSTKVMMVRPANFGYNIQTAQSNAFQHMPTEADSLVQQKALVEFDNAVSVLKEKGVDVFVVEDTQTPIKPDAIFPNNWISFNPDGRIFVYPMLSTNRREEKRIEIIKDFYKTTQIPEIIDWSKYENNNQYLEGTGSVVFDHLNKILFACISPRTNSDLVTLLANTLHYKAVIFNAIDENKKEIYHTNVMMCIGSNFAVVCSESIANKKEREIVLKNLRVGNKKIIKISLEQMKNFLGNMLEVKTKQGKTLIVLSQTAFNRLQEVQKVTLSKFGELTPINIPTIEKVGGGSARCMIAQILRE
- a CDS encoding pitrilysin family protein, with protein sequence MEKLDRTTAPKFQLPTSVSFQKVESTFIGNGIPVHILNMGETKICRVEILFCSGKWYEPKPGVAYLCSEMLLSGTKKLSSEEINNHLDFYGAFTEVTNGFDFITFTLYCQPKYLPKIIPFLTDVFLECSFPEEELELQKRITIQNIVLQKKQTRSLSNNGFRQVLFSDAHPYGSTLTEEQVLSVSREDLLQYHLKNLFAEMTLFISGNVSPSEEKEITTPFEKWKYFRNKTTSYSYSPTSSLRHIIPLENTVQSSLKMGHYCIQKNHHEFITLTIVNEILGGYFGSRLMKNIREKQGLTYGIHSSFVHLKQESYWFLYSDIHKESVLFAVEEILKEMRILKTNPVSKEEMDLVCNYMKGSFLSSLNTPFQLMDKFKNINIYGLDYGYYDEFYATLQHISAEDILYMSQKYLQEETWIQVIAGGI